A genomic stretch from Verrucomicrobiia bacterium includes:
- a CDS encoding DUF3341 domain-containing protein, with amino-acid sequence MSTKSVFCIATTRSQADLIVNRLQSSGFSNNDISVLFPDKETTRDFAHEKNTKAPEGIATGAGTGGVVGGALGWLAGIGMLAIPGVGPFIAAGPIMAALSGAAVGATVGGIAGGLIGLGIPELEAKRYEGKVKAGNILLSVHTENSDEIKAAEKIFQNAGAQDICTTGESTPPKKAAKTDHVVGA; translated from the coding sequence ATGTCAACGAAATCTGTATTCTGCATCGCAACGACCCGCAGCCAGGCTGACCTCATCGTCAACCGCCTGCAAAGCTCGGGCTTCTCCAACAACGATATCTCCGTCCTGTTTCCCGACAAGGAAACCACCCGCGATTTCGCGCACGAAAAGAATACCAAGGCTCCTGAAGGCATCGCGACTGGCGCGGGCACGGGCGGCGTGGTCGGCGGCGCGCTGGGCTGGCTCGCGGGCATCGGCATGCTGGCGATCCCGGGCGTCGGGCCGTTCATCGCGGCGGGTCCCATCATGGCGGCTTTGAGCGGCGCGGCAGTCGGCGCGACGGTCGGCGGCATTGCCGGCGGCTTGATCGGTTTGGGCATTCCCGAACTCGAAGCCAAGCGTTATGAAGGCAAAGTGAAAGCCGGCAATATTCTGCTCTCGGTCCATACGGAGAATTCGGACGAGATCAAGGCGGCGGAAAAAATCTTCCAGAACGCCGGAGCCCAGGACATTTGCACGACCGGCGAATCCACCCCGCCGAAAAAAGCGGCGAAGACGGATCACGTGGTCGGCGCGTAA
- a CDS encoding proteasome accessory factor PafA2 family protein, with protein sequence MLPPPLIQFGIETEIGIARDGNDDLDVVAESIALVRSMAEPGVLMRWDYGSEDPHADMRGFHVQELRQDTDEANYYAEDSQRELSYVEIKSDFVLGNGARFYNDHAHPEYCTPECSTLDELLAQDRAGERILMACAQQLTARLGSAVRLYKNNTDFRGHSYGCHENYLLPRSLPWGQLAQGIQAFLVTRQIFAGAGKFAIEEEDRFVSPQFQISQRSDFFSELQSVDTMQRRPIVNTRDEPHANPRLYRRFHVIIGDANMSPFSTRLKVGTTALVLEALARDPQRSWPKLAEPLVALRAISRDPKFRWEVKSLGGRKTTALEIQREYLAVVKSVCDLSTPCKLALVAEWEAVLNDLARDVMLCRNRLDWVAKMALVREFQESQNIAEDDPWLQSLDLEYHRLDLAEGLYFGLEQSGAMLGVPDEVAVRRAMREPPMTTRALVRGKCIQKFPAAVASAQWDHITLQADGERVKISLLDLFAPEEILRYGKAIDEAHSPEDLRMLK encoded by the coding sequence ATGCTGCCGCCACCCCTCATTCAATTCGGCATCGAAACGGAAATTGGAATCGCCCGCGATGGCAACGACGATCTCGATGTGGTGGCCGAATCCATTGCGCTGGTGCGCAGCATGGCCGAGCCGGGCGTGTTGATGCGGTGGGACTATGGCAGCGAAGATCCGCACGCCGACATGCGCGGGTTTCACGTCCAGGAATTGCGGCAGGACACGGACGAGGCAAATTATTACGCCGAAGATTCGCAGCGCGAACTTTCCTACGTCGAAATCAAAAGCGATTTTGTCCTCGGCAACGGCGCGCGTTTCTATAACGACCATGCGCATCCCGAATACTGCACGCCGGAGTGCAGCACGCTCGATGAATTGCTCGCGCAGGACCGCGCCGGTGAGCGGATTCTCATGGCGTGCGCGCAACAGCTCACCGCGCGACTTGGCAGCGCCGTCCGGCTCTATAAAAACAACACGGACTTTCGCGGGCACAGCTACGGTTGCCACGAAAATTATTTGCTGCCGCGTTCGCTGCCTTGGGGACAGTTGGCGCAAGGCATCCAGGCGTTTTTAGTCACGCGGCAGATTTTTGCGGGCGCGGGGAAATTTGCGATTGAGGAGGAAGATCGTTTTGTTTCGCCGCAATTTCAGATCTCGCAGCGCAGTGATTTTTTCAGCGAATTGCAAAGCGTGGACACGATGCAGCGGCGGCCCATCGTCAACACGCGCGACGAACCGCACGCGAACCCGCGGCTCTATCGCCGGTTCCACGTCATCATCGGCGATGCCAATATGTCGCCGTTTTCGACGCGCTTGAAAGTCGGCACGACGGCGTTGGTGCTGGAAGCGCTGGCGCGCGATCCGCAGCGTTCGTGGCCGAAATTAGCGGAGCCGTTGGTGGCGTTGCGCGCCATTTCCCGCGATCCAAAATTTCGCTGGGAGGTGAAATCGTTAGGCGGGCGCAAAACGACGGCGCTCGAAATCCAGCGCGAATATCTGGCGGTGGTGAAATCGGTTTGCGATTTGTCCACGCCGTGCAAGCTTGCGCTCGTCGCGGAATGGGAAGCGGTGCTCAACGATTTGGCGCGCGACGTGATGCTTTGCCGCAATCGCCTCGATTGGGTGGCGAAAATGGCGCTGGTGCGGGAGTTTCAGGAATCGCAGAACATCGCCGAAGACGATCCGTGGTTGCAAAGTTTGGATTTGGAATATCACCGGCTGGATTTGGCGGAAGGTTTGTATTTTGGCCTCGAGCAAAGTGGCGCGATGCTGGGCGTGCCCGATGAGGTGGCGGTGCGGCGGGCGATGCGTGAACCACCGATGACAACGCGCGCGCTGGTTCGCGGCAAGTGCATCCAAAAATTTCCGGCGGCGGTGGCGTCGGCGCAGTGGGACCATATTACGTTGCAAGCGGACGGCGAGCGGGTAAAAATTTCTTTGCTGGATTTGTTCGCGCCCGAAGAAATTTTGCGTTATGGTAAAGCCATTGACGAGGCGCATTCGCCGGAGGATTTGCGAATGCTGAAATGA
- a CDS encoding ubiquitin-like protein UBact, producing MPDQAQKTRPVGPGGPSGGGDGPSAPKVDKPNTDELLKRMRKVDPDQAKRYRQRTGQ from the coding sequence ATGCCAGACCAAGCACAAAAAACACGGCCCGTAGGCCCGGGTGGCCCCAGCGGTGGTGGCGATGGCCCCAGCGCGCCGAAAGTGGATAAACCCAACACGGACGAGTTGCTCAAGCGGATGCGCAAAGTGGATCCTGACCAGGCCAAGCGCTATCGCCAACGCACGGGCCAATGA
- a CDS encoding proteasome subunit alpha, translating to MSSETPMAGDFLSLLAAQKLAPWRGETAAHNGAPVQTQATTVFAFHFAEGVLMAGDRRATAGNIIVTDRVDKVIEIDANSLLAIAGVPATAFEMARVLQTSFEYYRRSQLQSLSLPAKVRALARLLRENLPMTMQGVGVVVPLFASLDQSVSPAKPQIYFYDPLGAQFQAADHVASGSGSGTIRSIMSFQEQYGSPKPSQMKLAEAVKFALRLLMTASEFDSATGGVNPATQTYATIRVLRSTGVEAVTDAQQAEILKRP from the coding sequence ATGAGCAGCGAGACGCCGATGGCCGGGGATTTTTTGTCCCTGCTCGCCGCCCAAAAGCTCGCGCCATGGCGCGGAGAAACCGCCGCCCATAATGGCGCGCCCGTGCAGACGCAGGCGACGACGGTTTTCGCTTTTCATTTTGCCGAAGGAGTTTTGATGGCGGGCGACCGCCGCGCGACGGCTGGGAACATTATCGTCACCGACCGCGTGGATAAGGTCATCGAGATTGACGCGAATTCATTGCTGGCGATTGCGGGGGTGCCGGCGACGGCGTTCGAGATGGCGCGCGTGTTGCAGACTTCGTTTGAATATTATCGCCGCAGCCAATTACAATCGTTGAGCCTGCCGGCAAAGGTGCGCGCTCTCGCGCGTTTGTTGCGTGAAAATTTGCCGATGACCATGCAAGGCGTGGGGGTGGTCGTGCCGTTGTTCGCGAGCCTTGATCAATCGGTTTCGCCGGCCAAGCCGCAGATTTATTTTTACGATCCGCTGGGCGCGCAATTCCAGGCGGCGGACCATGTCGCCTCCGGTTCGGGCTCGGGAACGATCCGCAGCATCATGAGTTTTCAGGAGCAATACGGTTCACCGAAACCTTCGCAAATGAAATTGGCCGAGGCGGTGAAATTCGCGTTGCGGTTGCTGATGACGGCGTCGGAGTTCGATTCAGCCACCGGCGGCGTGAACCCGGCGACGCAAACCTACGCGACCATTCGCGTTCTGCGCAGCACCGGCGTGGAAGCTGTGACTGACGCGCAGCAGGCAGAAATTTTAAAGCGTCCATGA
- a CDS encoding 20S proteasome subunit A/B — MTEEPYRWLEAVGNRREYVREQLKGGSPALAASLADGILLLGVGGGQSKVFELFDRHALAGLGHPADIEKIRQAAIDAAHTEAFTRAPEDVSLRRLVSFGLSPQLKTNFEQIFTAPFLVELLLAEVGSEPAKDLLLRLHFDGAFQFQNGGVIVAASQAEPEAEAKAWLAKMIGEKTDRKAAADLLLQAWWCLKENKNFGDAIPKEAERQAGWRDATRERVVEIGWLARHTSQRAQYESLTLAQLGL; from the coding sequence ATGACTGAAGAACCCTATCGTTGGCTGGAAGCAGTGGGCAATCGCCGCGAGTATGTGCGCGAGCAGTTGAAAGGCGGCTCGCCCGCGCTGGCGGCCAGCCTGGCGGATGGAATTTTATTGCTGGGCGTGGGCGGCGGGCAATCGAAGGTGTTTGAATTATTCGATCGCCATGCGCTCGCGGGGCTCGGGCATCCGGCGGACATCGAAAAAATCCGGCAGGCGGCGATTGACGCGGCACACACGGAGGCCTTTACGCGCGCGCCTGAAGACGTGAGCTTGCGGCGGCTCGTGAGTTTTGGTTTGAGCCCGCAGTTAAAGACGAATTTCGAACAGATTTTTACCGCGCCATTTTTGGTCGAACTGTTGCTCGCGGAAGTGGGTTCGGAACCGGCGAAGGATTTGTTGTTGCGCCTGCATTTTGACGGGGCGTTTCAATTTCAAAACGGTGGAGTCATCGTCGCAGCCAGCCAAGCCGAGCCGGAAGCGGAAGCGAAGGCGTGGCTCGCGAAAATGATCGGCGAAAAAACCGATCGCAAGGCGGCGGCGGATTTGTTGCTGCAAGCGTGGTGGTGCCTCAAGGAAAATAAAAATTTTGGCGACGCCATCCCGAAGGAAGCCGAGCGGCAAGCCGGCTGGCGCGACGCGACGCGCGAGCGCGTGGTGGAAATTGGCTGGCTTGCGCGGCACACATCGCAGCGCGCGCAGTATGAAAGTTTGACGCTGGCACAGTTGGGATTGTAA
- a CDS encoding proteasome accessory factor PafA2 family protein, which produces MNRIVGLETEYGCLTNTPAGSFIAVERVRDWIFGREEYGLIDVHHRDWDEPPGNGGFLFNGGRVYIDMGHLEYCTPECVSLLDILKYDRAGDALAMRAVKALGLAGEVSFIRNNIDHYTGATFGCHENYLVRRSAPLTETNVLSLLTFLTLRLLFTGAGRVGTTLAAEWRGEVSRPGTDGGFQMSQRADYINNDLYEWVQFNRSIINTRDEPLGDPRKYRRLHLLHGDTNVLPATLLLKVGTTSLMLDLLEINHLPKLVLADAVKTFRALSHQTEGPWEVRLADGRSVDAVDLLEKFFSAAFSEFHGRDTETDILLDVWGSTLKALKTEPQALIGKVDWITKLWLLRKFMEQEKLEWDDPWLKAQDLEFHHIDPARSLGLAMCQPPPAWELSAKTIETSVMEPPANTRALARSRVMQLLKEFAPPYSIDWEIVGVEGINSLNLLNPFDPSPPELKSWQAEFHAAMKAGGAGKKK; this is translated from the coding sequence ATGAATCGCATTGTTGGATTGGAAACCGAATACGGCTGCCTGACGAATACGCCGGCGGGTTCGTTCATCGCGGTCGAACGCGTGCGCGATTGGATTTTTGGACGGGAGGAATACGGGCTCATTGATGTGCATCATCGCGATTGGGACGAGCCGCCCGGCAATGGCGGATTTCTCTTCAATGGCGGGCGCGTCTATATTGACATGGGCCATCTCGAATACTGCACGCCCGAATGCGTTTCGCTGCTCGACATTTTAAAATACGATCGCGCCGGTGACGCGCTGGCCATGCGCGCGGTGAAGGCGCTCGGTCTCGCGGGCGAGGTCAGTTTCATCCGCAATAATATTGATCACTACACCGGCGCGACATTTGGCTGCCACGAAAATTATCTCGTGCGCCGGTCCGCGCCGCTCACCGAAACCAACGTCCTGTCGCTGTTGACGTTTTTAACCTTGCGGCTGCTCTTCACCGGCGCGGGCCGTGTCGGGACCACGCTCGCGGCCGAGTGGCGCGGCGAAGTCAGCCGTCCGGGAACCGATGGCGGTTTCCAGATGAGCCAGCGCGCGGATTACATCAACAACGACCTTTACGAATGGGTGCAGTTCAATCGCTCGATCATCAACACGCGCGACGAACCCCTGGGTGACCCGCGCAAATATCGCCGCCTGCATTTGCTTCATGGCGACACTAATGTTTTGCCCGCGACGCTGCTGCTGAAAGTCGGCACGACCTCGCTGATGCTCGATCTGCTGGAGATCAATCATCTGCCGAAGCTGGTTTTGGCCGACGCGGTGAAAACTTTTCGCGCGTTGTCGCACCAGACCGAAGGCCCGTGGGAAGTGCGGCTGGCGGACGGGCGCAGCGTGGATGCGGTGGACCTGCTCGAGAAATTTTTCAGCGCGGCATTTTCGGAATTTCATGGCCGCGATACTGAGACGGACATCCTGCTCGACGTGTGGGGTTCGACGTTGAAGGCGCTGAAGACCGAGCCGCAGGCGTTGATCGGCAAGGTGGATTGGATCACGAAACTGTGGCTGCTGCGCAAATTCATGGAACAGGAAAAGCTTGAGTGGGACGACCCGTGGCTCAAGGCGCAGGACCTGGAATTCCATCATATTGACCCGGCGCGAAGCCTGGGCCTGGCGATGTGCCAGCCGCCGCCCGCGTGGGAACTCTCCGCCAAAACCATCGAGACCTCCGTAATGGAACCGCCCGCGAACACCCGCGCGCTGGCCCGCTCGCGCGTGATGCAACTGCTCAAGGAATTCGCGCCGCCGTATTCGATTGATTGGGAAATCGTCGGCGTGGAAGGAATCAATTCGCTAAATCTGCTGAACCCGTTTGATCCATCGCCACCGGAATTAAAATCATGGCAGGCAGAATTTCACGCCGCGATGAAAGCGGGCGGCGCGGGGAAGAAGAAGTAA
- a CDS encoding PEP-CTERM sorting domain-containing protein: protein MNKNIIKKALLPTVACGTLLATASTYAQTTIADWTFENITAGTTMVLNPAAAVNNSAGTPAAVSLGMDNTYGTPTSSMAIPDVIASTGSSTGAGNEWRVRGGPVATGKANGWSSLAPIGTQGAEFDVSTVGFSNIQLTFDLETTSAAEANLTVLYTTDGMTWNNATIISLDSGATIKNNTSSANTVMGSYITMNANGFVDGITVDFGGITAANNDASFGVRIVNASTGADDLNGSGTAYNNSSGNWRYDNVAFSTPEPTILALTGLGLAGLFGFRRKFAQK from the coding sequence ATGAATAAAAACATTATCAAGAAGGCCCTGCTGCCAACGGTAGCTTGCGGCACATTGCTCGCCACGGCGTCCACCTACGCCCAAACCACCATCGCCGATTGGACCTTTGAAAATATCACGGCGGGGACTACGATGGTGCTCAATCCGGCTGCGGCGGTCAATAACTCGGCGGGCACGCCGGCGGCGGTTTCGCTCGGCATGGATAATACCTACGGCACGCCGACTTCCAGCATGGCTATTCCTGACGTGATCGCCTCGACCGGCAGTTCGACCGGCGCCGGAAATGAATGGCGCGTGCGCGGCGGCCCAGTCGCTACCGGCAAGGCCAACGGCTGGTCCTCGCTGGCGCCCATCGGCACGCAAGGCGCAGAATTCGATGTCAGCACCGTCGGTTTCAGCAATATCCAATTGACGTTCGATCTCGAAACCACTTCCGCCGCCGAAGCGAACCTCACGGTGCTTTACACGACGGATGGCATGACCTGGAACAATGCCACCATCATTTCCCTGGACAGCGGCGCGACGATCAAGAACAACACCTCAAGCGCGAACACCGTCATGGGAAGTTATATTACCATGAACGCGAATGGGTTTGTGGACGGCATCACGGTGGACTTCGGTGGAATCACCGCGGCGAATAATGACGCGAGTTTCGGAGTGCGCATCGTGAATGCCTCGACCGGCGCGGATGATTTGAACGGTTCCGGCACCGCCTATAACAATTCTTCCGGCAACTGGCGTTATGACAACGTGGCTTTCTCCACGCCGGAACCGACGATACTTGCTTTGACGGGTTTGGGTTTGGCCGGCCTCTTCGGCTTCCGCCGCAAGTTCGCGCAGAAGTAA
- a CDS encoding ATP-binding protein gives MAYLLIVILVVGMVALHRWWQGRYDRLQADQAREKKSLENLQQRHFEEAAQTEAEQQALFNSMAEGVLILDKDGRVQLVNRSLQDFFGLKSEVRGQTIMETFRLQELAEITRRLAQEPIVQGQELQLPGVNGRWLEVNAAAVFDRGNVQHGSILVFHDLTRIKQLESTRQEFVANVSHELRTPLSLIKGFVETLLDGAKDDPDLATRFLRTIEKHTDRLTYLIEDLLTISRLESGQIVMNLHQVDLREEVDHVIEDLQARAASKKVTLINKLPAELPARADTDRLQQVLFNLVENAIKYGRSDGNVTVGGQVNGSNIVELWVTDDGPGIPTESRERIFERFYRVDRARSRDTGGTGLGLAIVKHIVQAHGGEVWVKSELGQGATFFFTLPVA, from the coding sequence ATGGCCTACTTGCTGATCGTCATTTTAGTCGTGGGCATGGTCGCCTTGCATCGCTGGTGGCAGGGGCGCTACGACCGTTTGCAGGCAGACCAGGCGCGCGAAAAAAAATCCCTCGAAAATCTTCAGCAACGCCATTTCGAGGAAGCCGCGCAAACCGAAGCCGAGCAGCAGGCGTTGTTCAACAGCATGGCCGAGGGCGTGCTCATTCTCGACAAGGACGGCCGGGTGCAACTCGTCAATCGTTCGCTTCAGGATTTTTTCGGGCTCAAGTCCGAGGTGCGCGGGCAAACCATCATGGAAACTTTCCGCTTGCAGGAATTGGCGGAAATCACCCGCCGACTGGCGCAGGAACCCATCGTGCAGGGACAGGAACTGCAACTGCCCGGCGTCAACGGGCGCTGGCTGGAAGTGAACGCCGCCGCCGTGTTTGACCGGGGAAATGTGCAGCACGGTTCCATTTTGGTGTTTCACGATTTGACGCGCATCAAGCAACTCGAAAGCACGCGCCAGGAATTCGTGGCCAACGTCAGCCATGAATTGCGCACGCCGCTTTCGCTCATCAAGGGCTTCGTGGAGACGTTGCTCGATGGCGCGAAAGATGATCCCGATCTGGCCACGCGTTTTCTCCGCACGATTGAAAAACACACCGACCGCCTCACCTATTTGATCGAGGATTTGCTCACCATTTCACGGCTCGAAAGCGGCCAGATCGTGATGAACCTGCATCAGGTGGATTTGCGGGAAGAGGTGGACCACGTCATCGAGGATTTGCAGGCACGCGCGGCGAGCAAAAAAGTAACACTCATAAATAAGCTGCCCGCCGAACTTCCCGCGCGCGCGGATACTGACCGTCTGCAACAGGTGTTGTTCAACCTCGTCGAAAACGCCATCAAATATGGCCGCTCGGATGGCAACGTGACCGTCGGCGGACAAGTTAACGGCTCAAATATCGTTGAACTTTGGGTTACGGACGACGGCCCGGGCATTCCCACTGAGTCGCGTGAGAGGATCTTTGAACGATTCTATCGCGTGGATCGCGCCCGCTCGCGGGACACGGGCGGCACCGGTCTTGGGTTGGCCATTGTGAAACACATCGTGCAGGCGCACGGCGGTGAAGTGTGGGTCAAAAGCGAACTCGGGCAGGGTGCCACATTTTTTTTCACCCTGCCCGTCGCGTAA
- a CDS encoding response regulator transcription factor, with product MPKILVVDDEPDAIELIKFNLKSAGYDVATAADGDEALKKARALLPDLIVLDVMLPEVDGLEVCKILRRDARVSAIPIIMLTAKAAEIDRVLGLELGADDYVTKPFSPRELVLRVKRLLRTGPAAGGKEDEIVLKELALDIPRHQASVKGRAVDLTATEFKLLTILAQRRGRVQSREQLLQDVWEYDNLIDTRTVDTHMRRLREKLGPAAKYLDTVRGVGYRFIEE from the coding sequence ATGCCTAAAATCTTAGTAGTGGATGACGAGCCGGATGCGATTGAACTGATCAAGTTCAACTTGAAATCGGCGGGTTACGATGTCGCCACCGCCGCCGACGGCGATGAAGCCCTTAAAAAAGCCCGCGCCCTCCTGCCCGACCTCATCGTTCTCGATGTCATGCTCCCCGAAGTGGACGGGCTCGAAGTCTGCAAAATTTTGCGGCGTGACGCACGCGTCTCCGCCATTCCCATCATCATGCTCACCGCCAAGGCGGCGGAGATTGACCGCGTGCTGGGGTTGGAATTGGGTGCGGATGATTACGTCACCAAGCCATTCAGCCCGCGCGAACTCGTCCTGCGCGTGAAACGCCTGTTGCGCACCGGCCCGGCCGCGGGCGGCAAAGAGGACGAAATTGTTTTGAAGGAATTGGCCCTCGACATTCCCCGCCATCAAGCCAGTGTGAAAGGCCGCGCGGTGGACCTCACGGCGACTGAATTTAAACTGCTTACCATCCTCGCCCAGCGTCGCGGCCGCGTGCAATCCCGCGAGCAGCTCCTTCAGGACGTTTGGGAATACGATAATCTGATTGATACGCGCACTGTGGACACGCACATGCGCCGACTCCGCGAAAAACTTGGGCCCGCCGCGAAGTATCTGGATACCGTGCGCGGCGTGGGCTATCGCTTTATCGAAGAGTGA
- a CDS encoding response regulator codes for MRVLPVLDRNHMDHLPILLAEDNEDDAFLLERALRKAGMPNPLRVVPDGEQAIAYLKGEGRYADRAAHPFPALVLLDIKMPRMNGLETLSVIRNDPVLRRLVVIFLTSSNQEQDINDAFDLRANSYLVKPRSAEGMVSVLAKFKAYWLGLNQFPSFAADMATA; via the coding sequence ATGCGAGTATTGCCAGTCTTGGATCGCAATCACATGGATCATCTGCCGATACTTTTAGCCGAGGATAACGAGGACGATGCCTTTCTTTTGGAGCGGGCGCTTCGCAAGGCGGGGATGCCGAATCCATTGCGGGTCGTGCCCGATGGCGAACAGGCCATCGCTTATCTCAAGGGCGAAGGCCGCTATGCCGATCGCGCCGCGCATCCATTTCCCGCGCTGGTATTGCTCGATATCAAAATGCCGCGCATGAACGGCCTCGAAACTTTATCGGTCATCCGCAATGACCCTGTCCTCCGCCGGCTCGTCGTGATTTTCCTCACGTCTTCCAATCAGGAGCAGGACATCAACGATGCCTTTGACCTGCGGGCCAATTCCTACCTAGTCAAACCGCGTAGCGCGGAAGGCATGGTGTCCGTGCTGGCCAAATTCAAGGCCTACTGGCTCGGATTGAATCAGTTTCCCAGTTTCGCTGCCGACATGGCAACTGCTTGA
- a CDS encoding heterodisulfide reductase-related iron-sulfur binding cluster, producing MNTDAPERFLDYNKSLACIHCGLCLSSCPTYLETGNENDSPRGRIYLMRAIQDGRLPLGDTAVRHLDLCLGCRACEAVCPSGVQYGDLLEHTRDHIEKHHRRSPWQTFLRRIAIEKVFPFPSRMKLALLPVKIIRALGLEKLLPKFARETMALVPEHPSATPLPEVSPATAPPKGRTGFISGCVMSVLFGDTNAASVRLLNRAGYEVVTPRGQGCCGALYAHSGQLEMARDCARHNIEVFERANLETIVINAAGCGSTLKEYGQLLRDDPKWAERAKQFSARVRDLTEVLAAAQVNSPPSSESSAAKVTYHDACHLAHPQHIIKPPRELIRALVGKNFVELPESDVCCGSAGSYNLTEPEMAARLQRRKIENILKTGAQIVVTTNPGCLLQIRAGLRAAGAPVEALHIADFLDRNR from the coding sequence ATGAATACCGACGCTCCCGAACGCTTTCTCGACTACAACAAATCGCTGGCGTGTATCCATTGCGGACTGTGCCTGTCGTCGTGCCCGACGTATCTCGAAACCGGCAACGAAAATGATTCGCCGCGCGGGCGCATTTATCTGATGCGCGCCATCCAGGACGGGCGCCTTCCGCTCGGCGATACCGCCGTCCGCCATCTCGACCTGTGTCTCGGTTGCCGCGCCTGTGAAGCCGTTTGCCCCAGCGGCGTCCAATACGGCGACTTGCTTGAACACACGCGCGATCATATCGAGAAACATCACCGCCGTTCGCCGTGGCAAACCTTTCTCCGACGCATCGCGATTGAAAAAGTTTTTCCATTTCCCTCCCGCATGAAACTGGCGCTGCTGCCGGTGAAAATCATTCGCGCGCTAGGACTCGAAAAACTTTTGCCGAAATTCGCGCGTGAAACGATGGCGTTGGTCCCGGAGCATCCGAGCGCGACGCCGCTGCCGGAAGTTTCTCCCGCGACCGCGCCGCCAAAGGGCCGCACCGGTTTCATCAGCGGTTGCGTCATGAGCGTTTTGTTTGGCGATACCAACGCCGCAAGTGTGCGCCTGCTCAATCGTGCGGGCTACGAGGTCGTGACCCCGCGTGGGCAGGGCTGTTGCGGCGCGTTGTATGCGCACAGCGGGCAGTTGGAAATGGCCCGTGATTGCGCACGGCATAACATCGAAGTGTTTGAACGCGCAAATTTGGAGACCATCGTCATCAACGCCGCCGGTTGCGGCTCCACGCTCAAGGAATACGGCCAGCTTCTGCGTGACGATCCGAAATGGGCCGAACGCGCAAAACAATTCAGCGCGCGCGTCCGCGACCTGACTGAAGTGCTCGCCGCCGCGCAGGTAAACAGCCCGCCGTCGAGTGAATCATCGGCAGCTAAAGTGACTTATCACGACGCCTGTCATCTGGCGCATCCGCAGCACATCATCAAGCCGCCGCGGGAATTAATCCGCGCCCTCGTCGGCAAAAACTTTGTCGAGTTGCCCGAGTCCGATGTCTGTTGCGGCAGTGCGGGCAGTTATAATTTGACTGAACCGGAAATGGCCGCACGCCTGCAACGGCGCAAGATCGAAAACATCCTCAAGACCGGCGCGCAAATCGTGGTGACGACCAATCCCGGTTGCCTGCTGCAAATTCGCGCCGGGCTGCGCGCGGCGGGTGCGCCGGTTGAGGCGCTGCACATCGCCGATTTTCTCGACCGCAACCGTTGA
- a CDS encoding FAD-binding oxidoreductase codes for MMLQPATLAELTQRLAAAAPPEKIERVDLASLNRVVEYTPEDMVVTAEAGITLAALQAELARHGQWLPLDVPHPERATLAEIIDANLSGPHRFGFGTIRDHIIGMACVLADGTVIHSGGKVVKNVAGYDLMKLFIGAQGSLGVVVEATFRLRPLPEVEKFVSATCASLEQADKLIEAVISSPVTPVVLDLHGSSTNALTITVGFAGTREEVEWQVARATELGFNQSGSLEYEAAFWNGTSTAQKISVLPSKMIEAVRKLNGAPFVARAGNGVTYHRGPATPSVEQLPLDLMRRLKDAYDPRHILPALPL; via the coding sequence ATGATGCTCCAACCCGCCACTCTTGCCGAATTGACGCAACGGCTTGCCGCCGCCGCGCCGCCGGAAAAAATCGAGCGCGTGGATCTCGCCTCGCTGAATCGCGTGGTGGAATACACGCCGGAAGATATGGTCGTCACCGCCGAGGCGGGCATCACACTCGCGGCGTTGCAAGCTGAACTCGCGCGCCACGGCCAATGGCTGCCGCTCGATGTGCCGCATCCTGAACGCGCCACGCTCGCCGAAATCATTGATGCCAATCTCAGCGGCCCGCATCGGTTTGGTTTCGGCACGATTCGCGACCACATCATTGGCATGGCTTGTGTGCTGGCCGATGGCACGGTCATTCATTCCGGCGGCAAGGTTGTGAAAAATGTCGCGGGCTACGATCTGATGAAACTCTTTATCGGCGCGCAGGGAAGTTTGGGCGTGGTGGTGGAAGCGACTTTCCGTTTGAGGCCATTGCCGGAAGTGGAAAAATTCGTGTCGGCAACGTGCGCCTCCCTTGAGCAAGCTGATAAATTAATTGAAGCGGTGATCAGTTCGCCGGTGACGCCAGTGGTTTTGGATTTGCACGGGTCTTCAACGAATGCGCTGACAATAACCGTTGGCTTCGCTGGCACGCGCGAAGAAGTGGAATGGCAAGTGGCGCGCGCGACTGAACTTGGCTTCAACCAATCCGGTTCGCTCGAATATGAGGCGGCATTTTGGAACGGCACTTCAACCGCGCAAAAAATTTCGGTGCTGCCGTCGAAGATGATCGAAGCCGTGCGCAAATTAAATGGCGCGCCATTTGTCGCGCGCGCGGGCAACGGCGTGACTTATCATCGCGGCCCGGCCACGCCTTCAGTAGAACAGTTGCCGCTCGATTTGATGCGGCGCTTGAAAGATGCCTACGACCCGCGCCATATTCTTCCCGCTTTGCCGCTATGA